In Salmonella enterica subsp. enterica serovar Typhimurium str. LT2, a single window of DNA contains:
- the mukB gene encoding kinesin-line cell division protein involved in sister chromosome partitioning (similar to E. coli kinesin-like cell division protein involved in chromosome partitioning (AAC74010.1); Blastp hit to AAC74010.1 (1486 aa), 94% identity in aa 1 - 1486), which produces MIERGKFRSLTLINWNGFFARTFDLDELVTTLSGGNGAGKSTTMAAFVTALIPDLTLLHFRNTTEAGATSGSRDKGLHGKLKAGVCYSMLDTINSRHQRVVVGVRLQQVAGRDRKVDIKPFAIQGLPMSVQPTQLVTETLNERQARVLSLAELKDKLDEMEGVQFKQFNSITDYHSLMFDLGIIARRLRSASDRSKFYRLIEASLYGGISSAITRSLRDYLLPENSGVRKAFQDMEAALRENRLTLEAIRVTQSDRDLFKHLISEATDYVAADYMRHANERRVHLDQALAFRRDLYTSRKQLAAEQYKHVDMARELGEHNGAEGSLEADYQAASDHLNLVQTALRQQEKIERYEADLEELQIRLEEQNEVVAEAAEMQDENEARAEAAELEVDELKSQLADYQQALDVQQTRAIQYNQAISALARAKELCHLPDLTPESAAEWLDTFQAKEQEATEKLLSLEQKMSVAQTAHSQFEQAYQLVAAINGPLARSEAWDVARELLRDGVNQRHLAEQVQPLRMRLSELEQRLREQQEAERLLAEFCKRQGKNFDIDELEALHQELEARIASLSESVSSASEQRMALRQEQEQLQSRIQHLMQRAPVWLAAQNSLNQLSEQCGEEFTSSQEVTEYLQQLLEREREAIVERDEVGARKNAVDEEIERLSQPGGAEDQRLNALAERFGGVLLSEIYDDVSLEDAPYFSALYGPSRHAIVVPDLSQIAEQLEGLTDCPEDLYLIEGDPQSFDDSVFSVDELEKAVVVKIADRQWRYSRFPSLPIFGRAARENRIESLHAEREVLSERFATLSFDVQKTQRLHQAFSRFIGSHLSVAFEDDPEAEIRRLNGRRVELERALATHESDNQQQRLQFEQAKEGVSALNRLLPRLNLLADETLADRVDEIQERLDEAQEAARFVQQYGNQLAKLEPVVSVLQSDPEQFEQLKEDYAWSQQMQRDARQQAFALAEVVERRAHFSYSDSAEMLSGNSDLNEKLRQRLEQAEAERTRAREALRSHAAQLSQYSQVLASLKSSYDTKKELLNDLQRELQDIGVRADSGAEERARQRRDELHAQLSNNRSRRNQLEKALTFCEAEMENLTRKLRKLERDYHEMREQVVTAKAGWCAVMRMVKDNGVERRLHRRELAYLSADELRSMSDKALGALRLAVADNEHLRDVLRLSEDPKRPERKIQFFVAVYQHLRERIRQDIIRTDDPVEAIEQMEIELSRLTEELTSREQKLAISSRSVANIIRKTIQREQNRIRMLNQGLQSVSFGQVNSVRLNVNVRETHATLLDVLSEQQEQHQDLFNSNRLTFSEALAKLYQRLNPQIDMGQRTPQTIGEELLDYRNYLEMEVEVNRGSDGWLRAESGALSTGEAIGTGMSILVMVVQSWEDEARRLRGKDISPCRLLFLDEAARLDARSIATLFELCERLQMQLIIAAPENISPEKGTTYKLVRKVFQNTEHVHVVGLRGFAPQLPETLPGTQTEDTPSEAS; this is translated from the coding sequence ATGATTGAACGCGGTAAATTTCGCTCGCTAACGCTGATTAACTGGAACGGTTTTTTTGCCCGCACTTTTGACCTGGATGAACTGGTCACGACGTTATCCGGGGGCAACGGCGCCGGGAAATCCACGACGATGGCGGCGTTCGTCACGGCGCTGATCCCGGATCTCACATTACTGCACTTTCGTAACACCACGGAAGCCGGCGCCACCAGCGGTTCGCGCGATAAAGGTCTGCACGGTAAGCTGAAGGCGGGTGTCTGTTACTCCATGCTCGACACCATTAATTCCCGCCATCAGCGGGTGGTGGTCGGCGTGCGTCTGCAGCAGGTCGCTGGGCGCGATCGCAAAGTGGACATCAAACCGTTCGCTATTCAGGGGCTGCCGATGTCGGTACAGCCGACACAACTGGTGACGGAGACATTAAACGAACGTCAGGCGCGCGTACTGTCGCTTGCTGAGCTGAAAGACAAGCTTGACGAGATGGAAGGCGTGCAGTTTAAGCAGTTTAACTCCATCACCGATTATCATTCGCTGATGTTTGACTTAGGGATTATCGCCCGTCGTCTGCGCTCCGCTTCCGATCGTAGTAAATTCTATCGCTTGATAGAGGCCTCGCTGTACGGCGGGATCTCCAGCGCCATTACCCGGTCGCTACGCGATTATTTATTGCCGGAAAACAGCGGCGTGCGCAAGGCGTTCCAGGATATGGAAGCGGCGCTGCGCGAGAACCGACTCACGCTGGAAGCGATTCGTGTTACCCAATCCGATCGCGATTTGTTTAAGCATTTGATCAGCGAAGCCACCGATTATGTGGCGGCGGATTATATGCGCCACGCCAATGAGCGTCGGGTTCACCTTGATCAGGCGTTGGCGTTTCGACGCGATCTGTACACATCGCGCAAACAGCTGGCGGCGGAGCAGTACAAGCACGTCGATATGGCCCGTGAGTTGGGCGAACATAACGGCGCCGAAGGTTCTCTTGAGGCGGATTACCAGGCGGCGAGCGATCACCTGAATCTGGTACAAACCGCGCTGCGCCAGCAGGAAAAAATTGAACGCTACGAAGCGGATCTTGAAGAGCTGCAGATTCGACTCGAAGAGCAAAACGAAGTGGTGGCGGAAGCCGCCGAAATGCAGGACGAAAATGAAGCGCGTGCCGAAGCCGCCGAGCTGGAAGTCGATGAACTCAAAAGCCAGCTTGCGGATTACCAGCAGGCGCTGGATGTACAGCAAACGCGCGCGATTCAGTATAACCAGGCGATATCAGCGCTCGCCCGCGCTAAAGAACTTTGCCATCTGCCGGATCTAACGCCGGAAAGCGCCGCCGAATGGCTGGATACTTTCCAGGCAAAAGAGCAGGAAGCTACGGAAAAACTGCTGTCGTTGGAACAAAAAATGAGCGTGGCGCAAACCGCGCACAGTCAGTTTGAGCAGGCTTATCAGCTGGTAGCGGCGATCAACGGCCCGCTGGCGCGTAGCGAAGCCTGGGACGTGGCGCGCGAGCTGTTACGGGACGGCGTGAACCAGCGTCATCTGGCGGAACAGGTACAGCCGTTGCGGATGCGCCTGAGCGAACTGGAACAGCGACTGCGCGAGCAGCAAGAGGCGGAACGTCTGCTGGCGGAGTTCTGTAAGCGACAGGGCAAAAATTTTGATATTGACGAACTGGAAGCGTTGCATCAGGAGCTGGAAGCCCGCATCGCGTCCTTGTCTGAGAGCGTGTCGTCAGCCAGCGAACAGCGTATGGCCTTGCGTCAGGAACAGGAACAGCTGCAATCCCGTATCCAGCATCTGATGCAACGCGCTCCTGTCTGGCTGGCGGCGCAGAATAGCCTGAACCAGCTTAGCGAACAGTGCGGCGAGGAGTTTACGTCCAGCCAGGAAGTGACCGAATACCTGCAACAGCTACTGGAGCGTGAGCGCGAAGCCATTGTCGAACGCGACGAAGTGGGCGCGCGTAAAAATGCGGTTGATGAAGAGATCGAACGTTTAAGCCAGCCGGGCGGCGCGGAAGACCAGCGTTTGAATGCGCTGGCGGAGCGTTTTGGCGGGGTACTGCTGTCGGAAATCTACGATGATGTCAGCCTTGAAGATGCGCCGTACTTTTCCGCACTGTATGGTCCGTCGCGCCATGCGATCGTCGTACCGGATTTATCGCAAATAGCCGAACAGCTTGAAGGTCTGACCGACTGCCCGGAAGATCTGTACCTGATCGAAGGCGATCCGCAGTCTTTTGATGACAGCGTATTCAGCGTTGACGAGCTGGAAAAGGCGGTGGTCGTGAAAATTGCCGACCGTCAGTGGCGTTATTCGCGTTTTCCGTCGCTGCCTATTTTTGGCCGTGCGGCGCGCGAGAACCGTATTGAAAGTCTCCATGCGGAACGGGAAGTGCTTTCCGAGCGCTTTGCCACGCTCTCGTTTGACGTGCAGAAAACCCAGCGTTTGCACCAGGCGTTCAGCCGTTTTATCGGTAGCCACCTTTCTGTTGCCTTTGAGGACGATCCGGAAGCGGAAATTCGCCGACTGAACGGGCGTCGCGTCGAGCTGGAGCGCGCGCTGGCGACGCATGAAAGCGACAACCAGCAGCAGCGCCTTCAGTTTGAGCAGGCCAAAGAGGGCGTTTCCGCGCTTAACCGTTTGCTGCCGCGGCTGAATTTATTGGCCGATGAAACGCTGGCCGATCGGGTCGATGAAATTCAGGAGCGGTTGGATGAGGCGCAGGAAGCGGCGCGATTTGTGCAGCAATATGGAAACCAGTTAGCCAAACTGGAGCCAGTAGTTTCCGTTCTGCAAAGCGATCCGGAACAGTTTGAGCAATTAAAAGAAGACTATGCATGGTCGCAGCAAATGCAGCGCGACGCGCGCCAGCAGGCTTTTGCTCTGGCTGAAGTTGTCGAACGTCGGGCGCATTTCAGCTATTCCGACTCGGCGGAAATGCTGAGCGGCAACAGCGATCTCAACGAAAAGCTGCGCCAGCGGCTGGAGCAGGCGGAAGCCGAGCGTACCCGCGCCCGCGAAGCGCTGCGCAGCCATGCCGCGCAGTTAAGTCAGTACAGCCAGGTTCTGGCCTCGCTAAAAAGCTCTTACGACACGAAAAAAGAGCTGCTTAACGATTTGCAGCGCGAATTACAGGATATTGGCGTTCGCGCCGACAGCGGGGCGGAAGAGCGCGCCCGCCAGCGTCGCGATGAACTGCACGCCCAGTTGAGCAATAACCGTTCGCGTCGCAATCAGCTTGAGAAAGCGCTCACCTTCTGCGAAGCGGAGATGGAGAACCTGACCCGTAAGCTGCGCAAGCTGGAGCGCGATTATCATGAAATGCGCGAGCAGGTTGTGACCGCGAAAGCCGGCTGGTGCGCAGTCATGCGGATGGTGAAAGACAATGGCGTGGAACGCCGTCTGCACCGTCGTGAGCTGGCTTATCTGTCGGCGGATGAACTGCGCTCCATGTCGGATAAGGCGTTGGGCGCGCTGCGCCTGGCCGTCGCGGATAACGAACATCTGCGCGACGTATTGCGTCTGTCGGAAGATCCGAAACGCCCGGAACGTAAAATCCAGTTCTTTGTGGCCGTTTACCAGCATCTGCGCGAACGTATTCGTCAGGATATTATTCGTACCGACGATCCGGTTGAAGCCATTGAACAAATGGAGATTGAACTGAGCCGTCTGACGGAAGAGCTGACATCGCGTGAGCAAAAGCTGGCGATCAGTTCCCGCAGCGTGGCAAACATCATCCGCAAGACTATCCAGCGTGAACAGAACCGTATCCGTATGCTGAACCAGGGGTTGCAAAGCGTCTCTTTTGGCCAGGTGAATAGCGTGCGGTTAAACGTCAACGTGCGTGAAACGCATGCCACCTTGCTGGATGTGCTTTCAGAACAGCAGGAGCAGCACCAGGATCTGTTTAACAGCAATCGTCTGACCTTCTCCGAAGCGCTGGCGAAACTGTACCAGCGTCTGAATCCGCAGATCGATATGGGGCAACGCACGCCGCAGACCATCGGCGAGGAGCTGCTGGACTACCGTAACTATCTGGAAATGGAAGTTGAAGTTAACCGTGGGTCCGACGGCTGGCTGCGTGCGGAATCCGGCGCGCTATCAACGGGGGAAGCTATCGGGACCGGGATGTCAATTCTGGTGATGGTGGTGCAAAGCTGGGAAGACGAAGCGCGCAGACTGCGCGGGAAAGATATTTCGCCATGTCGCCTGCTGTTCCTCGATGAAGCGGCGCGTCTGGATGCGCGCTCTATCGCCACGCTGTTTGAACTATGCGAACGTTTGCAGATGCAGCTCATCATCGCTGCGCCGGAAAACATCAGTCCGGAGAAGGGCACGACGTATAAACTGGTGCGTAAAGTGTTTCAGAATACTGAGCATGTTCATGTTGTCGGGCTGCGTGGCTTTGCGCCGCAGCTTCCGGAAACGCTTCCCGGTACGCAGACGGAAGATACGCCTTCAGAAGCGAGTTAA
- the ycbB gene encoding putative periplasmic protein (similar to E. coli putative amidase (AAC74011.1); Blastp hit to AAC74011.1 (615 aa), 84% identity in aa 1 - 615) has product MLLNKMCGRCLSAISLCLAVTFAPLFNAQADEPEMIPGDSAVAATDLAGPQKQSAATAIMAGIQPLPEGVSAEKVRADLQSQLPSGYTPVYMSQLTLLYAARDMKPMWDNRDAVKAFQQQLAEVAIAGFQPQFTAWVALLTDPAVNGMARDVVLSDAMMGYLHFIANIPVKGQRWLYSNKPYALATPPVSVINQWQIALEEGQLPMFVASLAPQHPQYAPMHDALLKLVADSRPWPQLTNTATLRPGQWSNDVPALREILQRTGMLDGGPKIALPGDNTADSAVVSPSAVVDETSVAHDEPTARRSKPAPAARAYDRELVEAVKRFQAWQGLGADGVIGPATRNWLNMTPAQRAGVLALNIQRLRLLPAELSTGIMVNIPAYSLVYYQNGNQVLASRVIVGRPDRKTPMMSSALNNVVVNPPWNVPPTLARKDILPKVWNDPGYLERHGYTVMRGWNSKEAIDPWQVDWATITPSNLPFRFQQAPGAHNSLGRYKFNMPSSDAIYLHDTPNHTLFQRDARALSSGCVRVNKASELANMLLQDAGWNDARISGALKQGDTRYVNIRQNIPVNLYYLTAFVGADGRMQYRTDIYNYDLTARSSAQIVPKVEQLIR; this is encoded by the coding sequence ATGTTGCTTAATAAGATGTGTGGTCGTTGTCTGTCGGCAATCAGTTTATGCCTGGCCGTAACATTCGCTCCACTGTTCAATGCGCAGGCCGATGAGCCTGAAATGATACCTGGCGATAGCGCCGTTGCCGCGACGGATCTGGCTGGGCCGCAGAAGCAATCAGCCGCGACGGCGATTATGGCCGGGATTCAGCCGCTGCCGGAGGGCGTTTCAGCCGAGAAAGTCCGGGCTGATTTACAGTCGCAGCTTCCTTCCGGCTATACGCCGGTCTATATGAGCCAGCTGACATTGCTGTATGCCGCGCGCGACATGAAGCCCATGTGGGATAATCGCGATGCGGTGAAAGCCTTCCAGCAACAGTTGGCGGAGGTGGCGATTGCCGGATTCCAGCCGCAGTTTACCGCCTGGGTGGCATTGTTGACCGATCCCGCCGTAAACGGTATGGCGCGCGATGTTGTGTTGTCAGACGCCATGATGGGCTATCTCCATTTCATTGCGAATATCCCCGTCAAAGGCCAGCGCTGGTTATATAGCAACAAACCTTACGCATTGGCGACGCCGCCAGTCTCGGTGATTAACCAGTGGCAAATCGCGCTGGAAGAGGGCCAGTTGCCGATGTTTGTCGCCAGCCTGGCGCCGCAGCACCCACAGTATGCGCCCATGCATGATGCGCTGCTGAAGCTGGTGGCGGACTCTCGCCCGTGGCCGCAGTTGACCAATACCGCGACGCTGCGCCCGGGGCAATGGAGTAACGATGTGCCTGCGCTGCGCGAAATATTACAGCGTACGGGGATGCTGGATGGCGGTCCAAAGATAGCCTTACCCGGCGATAACACTGCTGATAGCGCCGTCGTCAGCCCCTCCGCCGTGGTCGACGAAACATCGGTGGCGCACGACGAACCAACGGCCCGCCGTAGTAAGCCGGCTCCGGCGGCACGCGCCTACGATCGTGAACTGGTCGAGGCGGTAAAGCGTTTTCAGGCATGGCAAGGGCTGGGGGCGGATGGCGTTATTGGCCCGGCGACGCGTAACTGGCTTAATATGACCCCCGCGCAACGCGCAGGCGTACTGGCACTGAATATCCAACGTTTACGCCTGCTGCCAGCGGAACTCTCTACCGGTATTATGGTAAACATTCCCGCTTATTCGCTGGTCTACTATCAGAATGGCAACCAGGTGCTGGCTTCAAGGGTGATCGTCGGGCGTCCCGATCGTAAAACGCCGATGATGAGCAGCGCGCTGAATAATGTGGTGGTGAACCCGCCGTGGAACGTTCCGCCCACGCTTGCGCGTAAAGACATTTTACCGAAGGTGTGGAATGACCCAGGCTATCTGGAGCGCCATGGCTACACCGTGATGCGCGGCTGGAACAGCAAAGAAGCGATCGATCCGTGGCAGGTTGACTGGGCCACCATTACGCCATCGAATCTTCCGTTCCGTTTCCAGCAGGCGCCAGGCGCGCACAATTCGCTGGGGCGTTATAAATTTAATATGCCGAGTTCAGATGCGATCTATCTGCACGATACGCCTAACCATACTCTCTTTCAGCGTGACGCCAGGGCGTTAAGTTCCGGCTGCGTGCGGGTCAATAAGGCCTCTGAGCTGGCGAATATGCTCTTGCAGGATGCTGGCTGGAACGATGCGCGGATCTCAGGCGCCCTGAAGCAAGGCGACACGCGGTATGTCAATATCCGGCAGAACATTCCAGTAAATCTTTACTATCTGACCGCATTTGTCGGCGCAGATGGACGTATGCAATATCGTACAGATATTTACAATTACGATCTCACAGCGCGATCCAGCGCACAAATTGTGCCAAAGGTTGAACAATTAATCAGGTAA
- the ycbK gene encoding putative outer membrane protein (similar to E. coli orf, hypothetical protein (AAC74012.1); Blastp hit to AAC74012.1 (182 aa), 95% identity in aa 1 - 182) has protein sequence MDKFDANRRKLLALGGVALGAAILPAPAFATLSTPRPRILTLNNLHTGESIKAEFFDGRAYIQDELAKLNHFFRDYRANKVRSIDPRLFDQLYRLQGLLGTRKPVQLISGYRSLDTNNELRARSSGVAKKSYHTKGQAMDFHIEGVALSNIRKAALSMRAGGVGYYPRSNFVHIDTGPARHW, from the coding sequence ATGGACAAATTTGACGCTAATCGCCGCAAGCTGCTGGCGCTTGGTGGTGTCGCTCTCGGCGCCGCCATCCTGCCCGCGCCAGCGTTTGCCACACTCTCGACCCCACGCCCGCGCATTTTGACGTTAAACAATCTCCATACCGGAGAGTCAATCAAGGCGGAGTTTTTCGATGGAAGAGCCTACATTCAGGATGAATTAGCAAAGTTAAACCATTTTTTCCGTGACTATCGCGCGAATAAAGTCCGATCAATCGATCCCCGCCTGTTTGACCAACTTTACCGACTTCAGGGGCTGTTAGGGACGCGTAAACCTGTGCAGCTCATCTCAGGCTACCGTTCTCTTGATACCAATAATGAATTACGCGCCCGTAGCAGCGGCGTAGCGAAAAAAAGCTACCATACAAAAGGGCAGGCGATGGATTTTCATATTGAAGGCGTGGCGCTGAGCAATATTCGCAAAGCGGCGTTATCTATGCGCGCAGGTGGTGTAGGATATTACCCACGTAGTAACTTTGTGCATATTGATACCGGGCCGGCGCGGCACTGGTAA
- the ycbL gene encoding putative metallo-beta-lactamase (similar to E. coli orf, hypothetical protein (AAC74013.1); Blastp hit to AAC74013.1 (215 aa), 91% identity in aa 1 - 215), whose protein sequence is MNYRIIPVTAFSQNCSLIWCEQTRLAALVDPGGDAEKIKQEVDASGVTLMQILLTHGHLDHVGAASELAQHYGVPVIGPEKEDEFWLQGLPAQSRMFGLDECQPLTPDRWLNDGDRVSVGNVTLQVLHCPGHTPGHVVFFDEQSQLLISGDVIFKGGVGRSDFPRGDHTQLIDAIKRKLLPLGDDVTFIPGHGPLSTLGYERLHNPFLQDEMPVW, encoded by the coding sequence ATGAACTATCGTATTATTCCGGTCACCGCGTTCTCCCAGAACTGTTCATTAATCTGGTGCGAACAAACCCGGCTGGCGGCGCTGGTCGATCCGGGCGGCGACGCGGAAAAAATTAAACAGGAAGTGGACGCCAGCGGCGTGACGTTGATGCAAATTTTACTCACGCATGGGCATCTCGATCATGTCGGCGCGGCGAGTGAACTGGCGCAGCATTACGGCGTTCCTGTTATCGGTCCGGAAAAAGAAGATGAGTTCTGGCTGCAAGGACTGCCGGCGCAAAGTCGCATGTTTGGTCTGGATGAGTGTCAGCCGCTGACGCCTGATCGCTGGCTGAACGACGGCGATCGCGTCAGCGTAGGGAATGTGACGTTACAGGTGTTACATTGTCCGGGACACACGCCGGGACACGTGGTTTTCTTTGATGAACAGTCGCAACTGCTGATCTCCGGCGATGTGATTTTCAAAGGTGGCGTCGGGCGCAGCGATTTTCCTCGCGGCGATCACACCCAGTTGATTGACGCCATTAAGCGTAAATTATTGCCGCTTGGCGATGATGTGACCTTTATTCCTGGCCACGGCCCGCTCTCTACGCTCGGGTACGAGCGTCTGCATAATCCCTTCTTGCAAGATGAGATGCCGGTCTGGTAA
- the aspC gene encoding aspartate aminotransferase (similar to E. coli aspartate aminotransferase (AAC74014.1); Blastp hit to AAC74014.1 (396 aa), 95% identity in aa 1 - 396), translated as MFENITAAPADPILGLADLFRADDRPGKINLGIGVYKDETGKTPVLTSVKKAEQYLLENETTKNYLGIDGIPEFARCTQELLFGKGSALINDKRARTAQTPGGTGALRIAADFLAKNTPVKRVWVSNPSWPNHKSVFNAAGLEVREYAYYDAENHTLDFEALQASLSEAQAGDVVLFHGCCHNPTGIDPTLEQWQVLAELSVEKGWLPLFDFAYQGFARGLEEDAEGLRAFAALHKELIVASSYSKNFGLYNERVGACTLVAADAETVDRAFSQMKSAIRANYSNPPAHGASIVATILSNDALRAIWEQELTDMRQRIQRMRQLFVNTLQEKGANRDFSFIIKQNGMFSFSGLTKDQVLRLREEFGVYAVASGRVNVAGMTPDNMAPLCEAIVAVL; from the coding sequence ATGTTTGAGAACATAACCGCCGCTCCTGCCGACCCGATTTTGGGCCTGGCCGATCTGTTTCGCGCCGATGACCGTCCAGGGAAAATTAACCTTGGCATTGGCGTATATAAAGATGAAACCGGCAAAACACCGGTGCTCACCAGCGTTAAAAAAGCCGAGCAGTATTTACTGGAAAATGAAACGACGAAAAACTATCTCGGCATTGACGGGATTCCGGAATTTGCTCGCTGCACTCAGGAACTGCTGTTCGGCAAAGGCAGCGCGCTGATTAACGATAAGCGCGCACGCACGGCGCAAACGCCGGGCGGTACCGGCGCGTTACGCATTGCCGCCGACTTTTTGGCAAAAAATACTCCGGTAAAACGGGTGTGGGTGAGCAACCCCAGCTGGCCGAACCACAAAAGCGTGTTTAACGCTGCCGGCCTGGAAGTTCGGGAGTACGCTTACTACGATGCGGAAAATCACACGCTGGATTTTGAAGCGCTACAAGCCAGCCTGAGCGAAGCACAGGCCGGCGATGTGGTTCTGTTCCACGGTTGCTGTCATAACCCAACCGGCATTGACCCTACTCTGGAACAGTGGCAGGTTCTGGCTGAGCTTTCCGTTGAAAAAGGGTGGCTGCCGCTATTCGATTTCGCTTACCAGGGCTTTGCCCGCGGCCTGGAAGAAGATGCGGAAGGTCTGCGCGCCTTTGCCGCGCTGCATAAAGAGCTTATTGTCGCCAGCTCCTACTCCAAAAACTTCGGCTTATATAATGAGCGCGTCGGCGCCTGCACCCTCGTTGCCGCCGATGCGGAAACCGTGGATCGCGCTTTTAGCCAGATGAAATCCGCCATTCGCGCTAACTACTCCAACCCGCCAGCGCACGGCGCGTCCATCGTCGCGACTATCCTGAGTAATGACGCCCTGCGCGCTATCTGGGAACAGGAACTGACGGACATGCGCCAGCGTATTCAGCGTATGCGTCAACTGTTCGTGAATACCTTGCAGGAAAAAGGCGCGAACCGTGACTTCAGCTTTATTATCAAGCAGAACGGGATGTTCTCATTCAGCGGTCTGACCAAAGATCAGGTGCTGCGTCTGCGTGAAGAGTTCGGCGTTTATGCCGTGGCTTCTGGTCGCGTGAACGTGGCGGGCATGACCCCGGATAATATGGCGCCGCTGTGCGAAGCCATTGTCGCGGTACTGTAA
- the ompF gene encoding outer membrane protein 1a (ia;b;f), porin (outer membrane protein F precursor (PORIN OMPF) (outer membraneprotein 1A, iA, or B). (SW:OMPF_SALTY)), translating into MMKRKILAAVIPALLAAATANAAEIYNKDGNKLDLYGKAVGRHVWTTTGDSKNADQTYAQIGFKGETQINTDLTGFGQWEYRTKADRAEGEQQNSNLVRLAFAGLKYAEVGSIDYGRNYGIVYDVESYTDMAPYFSGETWGGAYTDNYMTSRAGGLLTYRNSDFFGLVDGLSFGIQYQGKNQDNHSINSQNGDGVGYTMAYEFDGFGVTAAYSNSKRTNDQQDRDGNGDRAESWAVGAKYDANNVYLAAVYAETRNMSIVENTVTDTVEMANKTQNLEVVAQYQFDFGLRPAISYVQSKGKQLNGAGGSADLAKYIQAGATYYFNKNMNVWVDYRFNLLDENDYSSSYVGTDDQAAVGITYQF; encoded by the coding sequence ATGATGAAGCGCAAAATCCTGGCAGCGGTGATCCCTGCCCTGCTGGCTGCTGCAACCGCAAACGCAGCAGAAATTTATAATAAAGATGGTAATAAGCTGGATCTGTACGGTAAAGCCGTGGGTCGTCACGTATGGACAACGACCGGCGATAGTAAAAATGCCGACCAGACTTATGCCCAGATTGGTTTTAAAGGGGAAACGCAGATTAACACCGATCTGACCGGTTTCGGTCAGTGGGAATACCGTACTAAAGCAGACCGCGCTGAAGGCGAACAGCAGAACTCGAATCTGGTCCGTCTGGCTTTCGCGGGTTTGAAATACGCGGAAGTGGGTTCAATCGATTATGGTCGTAACTACGGTATCGTTTATGATGTTGAATCCTATACCGATATGGCCCCCTACTTCTCCGGCGAAACCTGGGGCGGCGCCTATACTGATAACTACATGACCAGCCGTGCTGGCGGTTTGTTGACCTACCGTAACTCTGACTTCTTTGGTCTGGTGGACGGTCTCTCTTTCGGTATCCAGTATCAGGGTAAAAATCAGGACAACCACAGCATTAACTCTCAGAATGGCGATGGCGTAGGTTACACCATGGCATATGAGTTCGACGGCTTTGGCGTCACCGCAGCGTACAGCAACAGCAAGCGTACTAACGATCAGCAGGATCGCGATGGTAATGGCGATCGCGCAGAATCGTGGGCCGTTGGCGCGAAATATGATGCAAACAACGTCTACCTGGCTGCCGTATATGCTGAAACCCGCAATATGAGCATTGTTGAAAATACGGTTACCGATACCGTGGAAATGGCAAACAAAACGCAGAACCTGGAAGTGGTCGCTCAGTACCAGTTTGACTTCGGCCTGCGTCCGGCAATCTCGTATGTGCAGAGTAAAGGTAAGCAGTTGAACGGCGCCGGCGGCTCGGCCGATCTGGCGAAATATATTCAGGCGGGCGCGACTTACTACTTCAACAAAAACATGAACGTATGGGTTGACTACCGTTTCAACCTGCTGGACGAAAACGACTACAGCTCCAGCTACGTTGGCACCGACGATCAGGCGGCTGTCGGTATTACTTACCAGTTCTGA